GGGCTTTGCTCACTTGCTCATAGCTGACGTCGCCGCTGAGCGTGGAGGTGATGTGGATGCCGCATTTGCGCAGGAGCGTGTCAATCTCCCAGGCGTCGCCGCCGATGTTATATTCCCCCAGAATGTTGATGTTGAACTCCGCCTCATCCGGCGTGTCGTTCAGCCCGATGATGTGTTTGAATACGCCGTTATTGGCAATATGATGGCCGGCGGATTGGCTGACGCCTTTGTATCCCTCGCAACTGAAGGCGATGATGTTGATGCCCAGCTTTTCCTTCATCTCCCGCGCAACTTGGTGAATATCATCGCCGATCAGGCCCACCGGGCAGGTCGCCAGGATGGCAATCGCCTTGGGCTTGAAGATGTCGTACGCCTCTTGGATGGCTTGCTTGAGCTTCTTCTCCCCGCCGAACACGATTTGATCCTCCTGCATGTCCGTGCTCATGCAGTATTGCATATAGTTGGCTTCGCCTTCCTTGGGGCGGGCCAGGTTGCGGCGGGTCATCCAGGCGTAGTACCCGCAACCGATCGGGCCATGGGTGATTTGCAGCAAATCATAGATGGGCCCCATGACCACGCCTCGGCAACCGGCATACGTGCAACCGCGTTGGGTCATGATTCCCGGCACCGTGCGCGTGTTGGCGGCGATTTCCGGCGGGGCCTCCGGGTCGTTGATCACGATTTGCTTTTGACGTTTCTTGCGCGTCTTTGGCGGATATGCCTTGAGCATTTCCTCGCGCGCCGCTACTGGGTCAGGCGGCGGGTTAATAGGATTGGTTGCGGATGTGTCCATAGTCATGAAAAGTTAAGGTTGTGGTTAGGATAGCGCGGCGGCGCCGTGCTCACCGGTACGAATACGGATGGCCTCCTCAATCGGGAGTACAAAGATTTTCCCATCCCCCGGCTGGCCGGTTTGGTTGTTTTTGATGAAGGTTTCCACCACTTTGGTCACGGCGTCATCCGGCACCGTCAGGCTCATCATGCGGCTGGGGGTCAACCGCGGACCGTCGTCCTTGAGGTGGGCGATGGCTTCGGGCAGACCCTCCTGGGCGCCGCTAATGACCCGCAAATCCACGTGGTCGCGGCCCCGGCCCAGCACCTTGCGCACCGTAAAGGCGGGGAAACCGGTGTCAATCAGGGCCTTTTTCGTCGGGCCCATCTTGTTCATGCGGATAATGGCAATCACTTGTTTCATGGGATGATTAATCGCGGGCGCCAGTGCTCACCGTATACGTTTCTTCCACCTTGGAGATGAATATCTTGCCGTCGCCAAATGCGCCGCGCTCGCCGGTGCGCGCTGACTTCAACATGGTTTCCACCACCAGATCCTTGTCCGGGTCACCCACTACCACCACCAGCATTTCCTTGGGCAGTTCATCGTAGGTGACCTCGCCGATCTTGATGCCGCGCTGTTTGCCGCGGCCAAAAACATCCATCTTGGTCACCCCCGGGAATCCGGCGTCCAGGAGGGCTTTCATCACGGCATGGGACTTTTCCGGTCGCACGATGGCTTGAATCATGGTTGGCATAGTAAAATTGGGCTTTGGTTGCGGTTTCAGTTATGTGGGCTCAGTTGAACAGGCCATATTCCATCAGCAGGCTTTCCAGTTCGGGGATCTTCAGCGGCTTGGGCACCACGAACATCTTGTTTCGGTCAATGGAATTCGCCAGGAGCCGGTATTCATCCGCTTGGCCACACTTGGGATTCCACTCAATCACCGTCTTGCGGTTGATCTCGGCGCGTTGCACATCATTGTCGCGCGGCACGAAATGAATCATTTGCGTGCCCAGCCGCTTGGCAAACTCCTGGATCATCTCCTTTTCGTTGTCCACTTTGCGGCTGTTGCAGATCAATCCGCCGAGCCGCACCTTGCCGCTCTCGGCAAACTTTAAAATGCCCTTGCAGATATTATTGGCGGCGTACATCGCCATCATCTCGCCCGAGCACACAATGTAAATTTCCTCGGCCTTGCCATCACGGATGGGCATGGCGAACCCACCGCACACCACGTCGCCCAGCACGTCGTAAAACACGTAGTCAATCATTTGATCCTCTTTATAGGCGCCCAATTGTTCGAGCATGTTGATCGAGGTGATGATGCCGCGTCCCGCACAGCCCACGCCCGGCTCAGGGCCGCCGGACTCCACGCAACGGGTGTGGCAAAAGCCATCGGCGCAAATGTCACTCAGCTCCACGTCCTCGCCTTCCTCGCGCAAGGTGTCGAGCACACTGCGTTGGGCCATACCACCCAGCAGCAGCCGGGTGGAATCCGCCTTGGGGTCACAGCCTACGACCATGACTTTTTTGCCCATTTCGGCGAGCCCGGCGACGGTATTTTGCGTCGTCGTTGATTTGCCGATTCCGCCTTTGCCATAGATGGCTACTTTTCTCATAATTCAATTATTCCTATTTCAAGTTCACAATGTTGGTGTCATTCGTCGCGATTTCACGCGCCTGATCCTCCATACGCAAAGGGCGTGCCAAGTCTGGCAACCTGGAAAATCCAAAACCAAAAACAAAACCTTTGTAGCTACGGCTCAGTGGGTTATGGAAAAAGATTTTTGCTCTTTGCCAATGGATTTGCTTCCGGGACACATCACCACGTGTTCAACAACCGACATTAATGTAGGTTTCGGGATACGAGGTTACGCGGATGTAGGTTGGGGCACCGGTAAGCACCCCTATTGGCAGCAGGGTTGCGGGAGGGAAATAATATTGGGAACCATCGCCTTCCACCAACTCACTTTCGCGTTTATAACGGAAAACAGGAAAAGTGCTGGCAAGTTTTGGTGCGGTCCGGTTTAATACAGCAACCGTGAAACTCACAGTGCTATTATTGTGCCTGATAGCCTTGCTTTTTGCCGGTTGTACCGCGAATTACTATCGCAAATCGGCCGACAAGGAGGCGGCGCGTCTGATTGCGGAGAAGTCACGCTTCGTCCCCAACATGGACCCGCGTTTCACGATCCAGAGCAACGCCCCGATTTCCCTTGAGGAATTGCCCGTTTTTAGCGCGACGCAGGATTTCCTGGGCACGGACAAGGAGGCGGAACAGGGCGCGCGCATCGTCTCTCTGGATAAGGCGTTGGAGATTGCGGTGAAGTACAGCCGGACCTACCAAACCCGCAAAGAGGTGCTGTATTTGCAGGCCTTGTCGCTCACGCTGGCGCGCCACCAATATACCCCCATTTTTTCGACCGCCGCCAGAACGCGCTACGTCAATACCCACCAGTACGTGGCCGGCGGCGTGGATCACCTGGTTTCCGAACGCGAGGTGAACGCCTCCGCCTCGGCGGGCTCGGAGATGCTGCTGCGCACCGGGGCGCGCATCACCACCAGCTTCACCACGGATTTCCTGCGGTTCATCACGGGCGACCCGCGCACGGCCTATTCCTCCCAACTGGGGGCCACGCTGACCCAGCCCCTGTGGCGCGGCGCCGGCTTCCAAATCGCCATGGAGAACCTGACCCAGGCGGAGCGGGACCTGCTGTACGCCCTGCGGGAGTTCACGCGGTACCGCAAGGACTTTGCGCTGGAAATCGCCTCCGCCTATTATGGCGTGCTGCAAAACCGGGATGTGGCACGGAACAGCCACCGCGGTTACCTGAACTTCAAGGCGACCGCCGAGCGGGACAAGGCCTTTGTGGATGAAGGCCAGCGCCCGGTTTCTTCGCTGGGCCAATTGAAGCAGGCGGAGTTGAGCACGGAAATCCGCTGGATCAATGCCCTGCGCACCTACCGGCAGAGCCTGGACCAGTTCAAAATCCAAATCGGGCTGCCGCTGGTCACGCAAATCATCCTGGATGACCGCGAACTGGCGCAATTGAAGATTCTCCATCCCTCCGTCAACGTGGAGGAGGCCATCACCGTGGCGCTATCCAACCGGCTGGA
This genomic stretch from Verrucomicrobiota bacterium harbors:
- the nifH gene encoding nitrogenase iron protein — encoded protein: MRKVAIYGKGGIGKSTTTQNTVAGLAEMGKKVMVVGCDPKADSTRLLLGGMAQRSVLDTLREEGEDVELSDICADGFCHTRCVESGGPEPGVGCAGRGIITSINMLEQLGAYKEDQMIDYVFYDVLGDVVCGGFAMPIRDGKAEEIYIVCSGEMMAMYAANNICKGILKFAESGKVRLGGLICNSRKVDNEKEMIQEFAKRLGTQMIHFVPRDNDVQRAEINRKTVIEWNPKCGQADEYRLLANSIDRNKMFVVPKPLKIPELESLLMEYGLFN
- a CDS encoding P-II family nitrogen regulator; translation: MPTMIQAIVRPEKSHAVMKALLDAGFPGVTKMDVFGRGKQRGIKIGEVTYDELPKEMLVVVVGDPDKDLVVETMLKSARTGERGAFGDGKIFISKVEETYTVSTGARD
- a CDS encoding P-II family nitrogen regulator produces the protein MKQVIAIIRMNKMGPTKKALIDTGFPAFTVRKVLGRGRDHVDLRVISGAQEGLPEAIAHLKDDGPRLTPSRMMSLTVPDDAVTKVVETFIKNNQTGQPGDGKIFVLPIEEAIRIRTGEHGAAALS
- a CDS encoding TolC family protein, with the protein product MKLTVLLLCLIALLFAGCTANYYRKSADKEAARLIAEKSRFVPNMDPRFTIQSNAPISLEELPVFSATQDFLGTDKEAEQGARIVSLDKALEIAVKYSRTYQTRKEVLYLQALSLTLARHQYTPIFSTAARTRYVNTHQYVAGGVDHLVSEREVNASASAGSEMLLRTGARITTSFTTDFLRFITGDPRTAYSSQLGATLTQPLWRGAGFQIAMENLTQAERDLLYALREFTRYRKDFALEIASAYYGVLQNRDVARNSHRGYLNFKATAERDKAFVDEGQRPVSSLGQLKQAELSTEIRWINALRTYRQSLDQFKIQIGLPLVTQIILDDRELAQLKILHPSVNVEEAITVALSNRLDLLNQRDALEDADRKLQVAMNRLKPKVDFVSGVNVPAKAGSTPTAPDFSQYSWYAGLEVDPGLDKKSDRNTYRATLINRERTAREWTLALDNVRLQMVDGWRQLDQARRNFEISEMGVELAGRRVEEETMKMELGRGTARELVDAQNALMESRDQRTAALVSHTTTRLRFWSNMGILMIRENGKWEETTDAKAP